A single window of Inediibacterium massiliense DNA harbors:
- a CDS encoding Lrp/AsnC family transcriptional regulator gives MDATDLKILQILQTDGRISMKALGKTVGLTSPAVSERVKRLEEKGIITGYRAMVNPQKLDKNIQAFIDISMAADQYEKFLKSAQNTPSIIECHHVTGGDCMTLKVLVKNMEELEILIDEIKKVGNTKTSIILSTPIEHKIII, from the coding sequence ATGGATGCTACTGACTTAAAAATATTACAAATTCTTCAAACAGATGGAAGAATATCTATGAAAGCTCTGGGAAAAACAGTAGGTTTAACTTCTCCTGCTGTATCAGAAAGGGTCAAAAGATTAGAAGAAAAAGGTATAATCACTGGATATAGAGCTATGGTCAATCCTCAAAAGCTAGATAAAAATATTCAAGCTTTTATTGATATATCCATGGCTGCAGATCAATATGAAAAATTTTTAAAATCTGCTCAAAATACACCAAGCATTATTGAATGTCATCATGTAACAGGTGGAGACTGTATGACTTTAAAAGTTTTGGTCAAAAACATGGAAGAACTGGAAATTTTAATTGATGAAATAAAAAAAGTAGGAAATACAAAAACATCTATTATTCTTTCTACGCCTATAGAACATAAAATAATTATATAA
- a CDS encoding oxaloacetate decarboxylase subunit alpha: protein MTKVKITETILRDAHQSLIATRMETKDMLPILEKLDQVGYYALEMWGGATFDTCLRFLNEDPWERLRIIRKKVKNTNLQMLLRGQNVLGYKHYADDVVIEFVKRAVYNGIDIIRIFDALNDVRNIKVAMDATKKEGAHAQGAISYTISPVHTTNSYVNLAKDMEDMGADSICIKDMSGLLTPYYAYELICALKKAVKIPLEIHSHTTSGLASMMYLKAIEAGVDIIDTAISPFSMGTSQPPTESLVATLQGTEYDTSLKIEKLNEIAEHFRPLREECLKNGLMNPKVLGVNINTLIYQVPGGMLSNLVSQLKIQNALDKFEEVLKEVPRVREDLGYPPLVTPTSQIVGTQAVLNVITGQRYKMIPKEVKAYVRGMYGRSTVPIKKEIIQKIIGDEEVITCRPADLIKPELEEIKNKMKEYLEQEEDILSYAMFPQVAMEYFKYRQAKKYKIDSACVDIEQKTYPV from the coding sequence ATGACAAAAGTCAAAATTACAGAAACCATATTAAGAGATGCACATCAGTCTTTGATTGCTACAAGAATGGAAACCAAAGATATGCTACCTATTTTAGAAAAGTTAGATCAAGTAGGATATTATGCACTTGAGATGTGGGGAGGAGCCACTTTTGACACTTGCCTTAGATTTTTAAATGAAGATCCATGGGAGAGACTTAGGATCATAAGAAAAAAAGTAAAAAACACGAACCTTCAAATGCTTTTAAGAGGTCAGAATGTTTTAGGATATAAGCATTATGCAGATGATGTAGTGATTGAATTTGTCAAGAGAGCAGTTTATAATGGTATTGATATTATAAGAATTTTTGATGCATTAAATGACGTGAGGAATATAAAAGTTGCTATGGATGCTACTAAAAAAGAAGGAGCTCATGCCCAAGGAGCTATCTCTTATACCATTAGTCCAGTTCATACAACAAATAGCTATGTAAATCTTGCAAAAGACATGGAGGATATGGGTGCAGACTCTATTTGCATTAAGGATATGTCAGGTCTTTTGACTCCCTACTATGCATATGAGTTGATTTGTGCACTCAAAAAAGCTGTAAAGATTCCTCTAGAAATTCATTCTCATACTACTAGTGGACTTGCAAGTATGATGTATTTAAAAGCAATTGAAGCAGGGGTAGATATTATTGATACTGCCATATCTCCTTTTTCTATGGGAACGAGTCAACCTCCTACAGAATCATTAGTTGCAACATTACAGGGAACAGAATATGATACAAGTCTTAAGATTGAAAAATTAAATGAAATTGCAGAACATTTTAGACCTTTAAGAGAAGAATGTCTAAAAAATGGTTTGATGAATCCAAAAGTTTTAGGTGTAAATATTAATACACTTATTTATCAAGTACCAGGAGGAATGTTATCTAATCTTGTATCTCAGCTTAAAATACAAAATGCACTAGATAAATTTGAAGAAGTTTTAAAAGAAGTACCAAGAGTAAGAGAAGATTTAGGGTATCCACCTTTAGTAACACCAACAAGTCAAATTGTAGGAACTCAAGCAGTACTTAATGTCATTACAGGTCAACGATATAAAATGATTCCAAAAGAAGTAAAAGCTTATGTAAGAGGAATGTATGGTAGATCTACAGTGCCAATTAAAAAAGAAATCATCCAAAAAATCATTGGAGATGAAGAAGTGATTACTTGTAGACCGGCAGATTTAATAAAGCCTGAATTAGAAGAGATTAAAAATAAAATGAAAGAATATTTAGAACAAGAAGAAGATATACTTTCTTATGCCATGTTTCCACAAGTAGCTATGGAATATTTTAAGTACAGACAAGCGAAAAAGTATAAAATAGATAGTGCGTGTGTGGATATAGAACAAAAAACTTATCCTGTATAA
- a CDS encoding pyridoxal phosphate-dependent aminotransferase, giving the protein MKTGLSKKNMGISSSLTLAITAKAKKMKEDGIDVVSFGAGEPDFNTPKHIREAAVDALEKGLTGYTAASGLPKLKEAICEKFKKENHLIYQSENIVVSNGAKHSLYNALQAICNPGDEVIVPLPYWVSYTELVKLADATPILVHTKEEDGFKYTKESLENVITTNTKAIILNSPNNPTGTVYTEDELKMIADFAVKNNIYVISDEIYEKLIYEGSHMSIASLGDEIKKLTIVVNGMSKAYAMTGWRIGYLACEKEIAQIITNIQSHATSNPNTMAQYASIAALQGDQTPISKMVESFLERRNYMVEKINSIEDLSCRKPEGAFYVMVNISKIIGKTFKGYHINGSMDFAEYLLDTVNVAVVPGVAFGADEYIRLSYATSLENIQEGLKRIQQAIQ; this is encoded by the coding sequence ATGAAAACTGGTTTATCTAAAAAAAATATGGGCATTTCATCATCTCTTACATTAGCTATTACAGCAAAAGCAAAAAAAATGAAGGAAGATGGGATAGATGTAGTGAGCTTTGGAGCTGGAGAACCTGACTTTAATACTCCAAAACATATAAGAGAGGCGGCTGTGGATGCTTTAGAAAAAGGTTTGACAGGATACACAGCAGCATCAGGTCTTCCAAAGTTAAAGGAAGCCATTTGTGAAAAATTTAAAAAAGAAAACCATTTGATCTATCAAAGTGAAAATATTGTAGTTTCTAATGGAGCAAAACATTCTTTATACAATGCATTACAAGCTATATGTAATCCAGGAGATGAAGTAATTGTACCACTACCTTATTGGGTAAGTTACACAGAACTCGTAAAACTTGCAGATGCTACTCCTATATTGGTACATACAAAGGAAGAAGATGGGTTTAAATATACAAAAGAAAGCTTAGAAAATGTGATTACAACAAATACAAAGGCAATTATTTTAAATAGTCCGAACAACCCTACAGGAACTGTTTATACAGAAGACGAATTAAAAATGATTGCAGATTTTGCAGTGAAAAACAATATTTATGTGATCTCTGATGAAATTTATGAAAAATTAATTTATGAAGGAAGTCATATGAGTATTGCGTCTTTAGGAGATGAAATTAAAAAACTTACAATTGTAGTTAATGGTATGTCTAAGGCTTATGCTATGACAGGATGGAGAATTGGTTATTTAGCTTGTGAAAAAGAAATTGCACAAATTATTACCAATATACAAAGTCATGCCACATCTAATCCAAACACTATGGCTCAATATGCAAGTATTGCTGCTCTACAAGGAGATCAAACACCAATTTCTAAAATGGTAGAATCCTTTTTAGAAAGAAGAAATTATATGGTAGAAAAGATAAACTCTATTGAGGATTTATCTTGTAGAAAGCCAGAAGGAGCTTTTTATGTAATGGTGAATATCTCTAAGATAATTGGAAAAACTTTCAAAGGATATCATATAAATGGCTCTATGGATTTTGCAGAGTATTTATTAGATACGGTAAATGTTGCAGTAGTTCCAGGAGTGGCATTTGGAGCTGATGAATATATAAGGCTTTCTTATGCAACTTCACTTGAAAATATTCAAGAAGGATTAAAAAGAATACAACAAGCCATTCAATAG
- a CDS encoding MASE3 domain-containing sensor histidine kinase has translation MISKKIVSIIFCAFFAFILLLDFTYANQVPPKNVLLLHSDYRGYEWTDQVENGIKSFFIKNKSNIELSIEYMDIKRHPCKMFVHRLSEFYKSKYKHMKFDAIIATDIEAFHFLQDYKDELFINTPIVCCGGYDEKILKDNGCVGVIEKINIKKSIDTVLKIHPNTKNIVFITDQTDRGKDYKEKIINTMTQCQNMNIQIWDDTEISRVVQNVKGLPKESIIFFMYPILRNEVGNVMPIDAIYRMVENSNIPIYSFWDVFLNHGIMGGLLIEGVDEGVDTAKLVDEIINGKDTNDIQNIKITENQWTFDYNEMQKFNIDSNDVPKGSQVANEPTYSIDKDLFHYILMYIFMILIFFIGILVINIQKRKKIEKQLKDHINFMDMLIDTIPNPIFYRNKEGVYLGCNKSFEQLMGLTKEEIIGYRTYDLFYKDIANIYCHMDEELIHKGGVQIYESKIHNKEKDYKYVIFHKAVYTNLEGEGEGLIGVISDITERKNMELELKESEERYSQLVELLPDGLAICDDSKIEFVNTASVKLFGANSKDELIGKNIHDFIYKDYYDTVQNRIQKVVLHKNNVPLLEQKAVRLNGEVIDVEGKLIPFCINRKTKYVSIIRDITERKNAEALKRRIQEAEEQDKIKTEFFANLSHELRTPLNLIFSSIQLLELDFKNKDIWTNEKIVNKRMKVLKQNGYRLLRLVNNLIDITKIDSGYFELDIQNYNIVSIVEEITLSVVEYMKEKKIHLQFDTDIEEKIIACDPDNLERILLNLFSNAVKFTNPGGHVYVNVWDQKDGILIEVKDTGVGIPKDQLELIFERFKQVDKSLRRNHEGSGIGLSLVESLVKMQGGSIWVNSEVGKGTTFMIKFLDHRVDVKKDESLRNNTAQPYTERIHIEFSDIYVS, from the coding sequence ATGATTAGTAAAAAAATAGTATCTATTATTTTTTGTGCTTTTTTTGCTTTTATTTTATTATTGGATTTTACATATGCAAATCAAGTACCTCCAAAAAATGTATTACTATTACATTCTGATTATAGGGGCTATGAGTGGACAGATCAGGTTGAGAATGGAATAAAATCTTTTTTTATTAAAAATAAGAGTAATATAGAATTGTCTATAGAATATATGGATATTAAAAGACATCCTTGTAAGATGTTTGTGCATAGATTATCAGAATTTTATAAAAGTAAATACAAACATATGAAGTTTGATGCTATTATTGCTACAGATATAGAAGCCTTTCATTTTTTACAAGATTATAAAGATGAGTTATTTATCAATACACCTATAGTATGTTGCGGTGGATATGATGAAAAAATTTTAAAAGATAATGGATGTGTAGGAGTTATTGAAAAAATCAATATAAAAAAAAGTATAGATACAGTTTTAAAAATTCATCCCAATACTAAAAATATAGTTTTTATTACAGATCAGACAGATCGTGGGAAAGATTATAAAGAAAAAATTATAAATACAATGACACAATGCCAAAATATGAATATTCAAATTTGGGATGATACAGAAATTTCTAGAGTGGTACAAAATGTAAAAGGATTACCCAAAGAGAGTATTATATTTTTTATGTATCCTATTTTAAGAAATGAAGTGGGAAATGTTATGCCTATAGATGCAATATATAGAATGGTAGAAAATTCTAATATTCCCATTTACAGTTTTTGGGATGTTTTTTTAAATCATGGTATTATGGGAGGACTTTTAATAGAAGGAGTAGATGAAGGGGTAGATACAGCAAAATTAGTGGATGAAATTATAAATGGGAAAGACACAAACGATATTCAGAACATTAAAATAACGGAAAATCAATGGACCTTTGATTATAATGAAATGCAGAAATTTAACATAGATTCTAATGATGTACCAAAAGGAAGTCAGGTAGCTAATGAACCTACTTATTCTATAGATAAGGATCTTTTTCATTATATATTGATGTATATATTCATGATCCTTATATTTTTTATAGGAATTTTGGTCATCAATATTCAAAAGAGAAAAAAAATAGAAAAACAGCTAAAAGATCATATTAATTTTATGGATATGTTGATAGACACCATTCCCAATCCTATATTTTATAGAAACAAAGAAGGAGTTTATCTGGGATGTAACAAAAGTTTTGAACAATTAATGGGATTGACAAAAGAAGAAATTATAGGATATAGAACTTATGATTTATTTTATAAAGATATAGCAAATATTTATTGTCATATGGATGAAGAATTGATTCATAAGGGTGGGGTACAGATTTATGAATCAAAAATTCACAATAAGGAGAAAGATTATAAGTATGTAATTTTTCATAAAGCAGTGTACACCAATTTAGAAGGGGAAGGAGAGGGGTTAATTGGTGTAATCTCAGATATTACAGAGAGAAAAAATATGGAGTTAGAGCTTAAAGAAAGTGAAGAAAGGTATAGCCAATTGGTAGAGCTTTTACCAGATGGTTTGGCAATTTGTGATGATAGCAAAATTGAGTTTGTCAATACAGCTTCCGTAAAATTATTTGGGGCAAACAGCAAAGATGAACTCATAGGAAAAAATATTCATGATTTTATTTATAAAGATTATTATGATACTGTTCAAAATAGAATTCAAAAAGTAGTTTTACATAAAAATAATGTTCCATTATTAGAACAAAAGGCTGTTCGCTTAAATGGAGAAGTTATAGATGTAGAAGGAAAACTTATTCCATTTTGCATCAATAGAAAAACAAAGTATGTAAGTATTATAAGAGACATTACAGAAAGAAAAAATGCAGAAGCCTTAAAAAGAAGAATTCAAGAAGCGGAAGAACAAGACAAAATCAAAACAGAATTTTTTGCAAATTTATCTCATGAATTAAGAACGCCTCTAAATTTAATTTTTAGCAGTATTCAACTTTTAGAATTAGATTTTAAAAATAAAGATATATGGACTAATGAGAAAATAGTCAATAAAAGAATGAAGGTATTAAAACAAAATGGATATAGACTTTTAAGATTGGTCAACAATTTAATAGATATTACAAAAATTGATTCAGGATATTTTGAATTAGATATACAAAATTATAATATTGTCAGTATTGTAGAAGAAATTACTTTATCTGTAGTAGAATATATGAAAGAAAAAAAAATACATCTACAATTTGATACAGACATAGAAGAAAAAATCATTGCTTGCGATCCAGACAATTTAGAAAGAATTTTATTAAATTTATTTTCTAACGCTGTAAAGTTTACAAATCCTGGTGGACATGTTTATGTAAATGTGTGGGATCAAAAAGATGGAATTTTAATTGAAGTGAAAGATACAGGGGTTGGTATTCCAAAAGATCAACTAGAACTTATTTTTGAAAGATTTAAGCAAGTAGATAAATCATTAAGAAGAAATCATGAAGGAAGCGGAATAGGATTGTCTTTAGTAGAATCTTTGGTGAAAATGCAGGGAGGTAGTATTTGGGTAAATAGTGAGGTAGGAAAGGGAACTACATTTATGATTAAGTTTTTAGATCATAGGGTAGATGTGAAAAAAGATGAAAGTTTAAGAAATAATACTGCACAACCTTATACAGAAAGAATACATATAGAATTTTCAGATATATATGTAAGTTGA
- a CDS encoding C69 family dipeptidase — MKKLKIITCTLIMALILSSTSAFACTAVYVGKDVSADGSTILARSEDQGTGAYNKMFKVVNRVENVPGRTIDDANGFSYKLPATTYKYTIVPDSSNCGDGPYFGACTNEYGLSISATVSASPKENVLTVDPYVEGSLREAVIPGIVAATTKTAKEGVKLLAQMVETYGSEEGNIVMLADQKEAWVFEVYSGHLWAAQKMPTDKVAVFGNQFMIETVDPSDIENVMFHKDLFTTADKNGWTKKVDGKVHLAATFGEPREDYSNMRTWMGHRLLAPSSVGEYKTDEYYPFFYNPDKKVSALEVMDVLRNRYEGTKYDASLKENKDLRVIGVERQSQIHVIQVKDNYPAEISALQWLALGNAEHSVFLPSFSGIQDTYAAYKVDGETPNYDGLYWKFKRVCALAEQNRSFYGQGVKNYWKTYEEKLYADMAKAEKEMIELYAKDPKAAKSYVTKLHMDIAKKACEDADMVYDQLLYFIMDRNGRTAKKLGGPFAVQKTLEDVAAAK, encoded by the coding sequence ATGAAAAAATTAAAAATCATTACATGTACACTGATTATGGCATTAATCTTAAGTAGCACTAGTGCATTTGCTTGTACCGCAGTTTATGTAGGAAAAGATGTAAGTGCAGATGGAAGTACAATCTTAGCAAGAAGTGAGGACCAAGGTACAGGTGCTTACAATAAGATGTTTAAAGTAGTAAATAGAGTGGAAAATGTACCTGGTCGTACAATTGACGATGCAAACGGATTTTCTTACAAATTACCAGCAACTACTTACAAGTATACGATTGTTCCCGATTCTTCAAACTGTGGAGATGGACCATATTTTGGTGCTTGTACAAATGAATATGGATTAAGCATTAGTGCAACAGTATCTGCTTCTCCAAAGGAAAACGTTTTGACAGTAGACCCATATGTGGAAGGAAGCTTACGTGAAGCTGTTATTCCTGGAATCGTAGCTGCAACAACTAAGACTGCAAAAGAAGGAGTAAAGCTTTTAGCACAAATGGTTGAAACTTATGGTTCAGAAGAAGGAAATATAGTAATGCTTGCAGATCAAAAAGAGGCTTGGGTATTTGAAGTATACAGTGGACATTTATGGGCTGCTCAAAAAATGCCAACAGATAAAGTTGCAGTTTTTGGAAATCAATTCATGATTGAAACAGTAGATCCAAGTGATATAGAGAATGTAATGTTCCATAAGGATTTATTTACAACTGCTGATAAAAATGGATGGACAAAAAAAGTCGATGGTAAGGTGCATCTTGCTGCAACTTTTGGTGAACCAAGAGAAGATTATTCTAATATGCGTACATGGATGGGACATCGTTTATTGGCACCATCTAGTGTAGGAGAATATAAAACAGATGAATATTATCCATTTTTCTACAATCCAGATAAAAAAGTTTCTGCTCTAGAAGTGATGGATGTATTACGCAATCGTTATGAAGGTACAAAATATGATGCTTCTCTTAAAGAAAACAAAGACCTTCGTGTCATTGGTGTAGAACGTCAATCTCAAATACACGTTATTCAAGTAAAAGACAATTATCCAGCTGAAATTTCTGCACTACAATGGCTTGCTCTTGGTAATGCAGAACACTCTGTATTCCTTCCAAGCTTTAGTGGAATCCAAGATACTTATGCTGCTTACAAAGTAGATGGTGAAACACCAAACTATGATGGTTTATACTGGAAATTCAAAAGAGTTTGTGCTTTGGCAGAACAAAATAGAAGTTTTTATGGACAAGGTGTAAAAAATTATTGGAAAACATATGAAGAAAAATTATATGCAGATATGGCAAAGGCAGAAAAAGAGATGATTGAGCTTTATGCAAAAGATCCAAAAGCTGCTAAGAGTTATGTGACAAAATTACATATGGATATTGCAAAGAAAGCTTGTGAAGATGCAGATATGGTTTATGATCAATTATTGTATTTCATAATGGATCGTAATGGCCGTACAGCTAAAAAATTAGGAGGTCCATTTGCAGTACAAAAAACATTAGAAGATGTTGCAGCTGCAAAATAA
- a CDS encoding DUF4430 domain-containing protein, which produces MKKLRSIIFVLIAALIFTSSVDFSDALKGKKKSDAVVINGVTYTGYKGPVQGEIKYKEGRPANQNSQNLKASGDIGSPYHVDLVVTRDFGHKKMYSKNVGLVKDEVGMEVLFRNLDIQTAYGGGFVNAINGVESKFTFFTGKNRQKIDWFYWVNGILAPIGVAEYRPQPGDVIWWDYHDWGTTMFAPAVVGSYPQPFKSGFGGKNPGTVIMYTKGYEKDAQNLKNSLLKQGVKKIDLAAYNPNKLNKPKKYYILIGKWNDLSKNSKVVKDINTKNKLLGTYVKFEKGKLKGLNFKGKAITSYDHAGAIYAYAAGIGSTCPIWMVTGTDDQSVKNAVNVMINKPQSLDKHFSAIISNKGVENIPYIN; this is translated from the coding sequence ATGAAAAAATTGAGAAGTATTATTTTTGTACTTATTGCAGCATTGATATTTACTTCATCTGTAGACTTTTCAGATGCCCTAAAGGGGAAAAAAAAGTCAGATGCAGTTGTAATAAATGGAGTAACTTATACAGGATATAAAGGACCTGTACAAGGAGAGATCAAATACAAAGAAGGAAGACCAGCTAATCAAAATTCTCAAAATCTTAAAGCGTCTGGGGATATAGGTAGTCCATACCATGTAGATTTAGTAGTTACGAGAGATTTTGGACATAAAAAAATGTATTCTAAAAATGTAGGACTTGTAAAAGATGAAGTAGGTATGGAGGTACTTTTTAGAAATTTAGACATTCAAACAGCTTATGGTGGAGGTTTTGTAAATGCCATTAATGGAGTAGAGTCTAAGTTTACTTTCTTTACAGGAAAAAATAGACAAAAGATAGATTGGTTTTATTGGGTCAATGGAATTTTAGCTCCCATAGGAGTAGCCGAATATAGACCTCAACCGGGAGATGTAATTTGGTGGGATTATCATGATTGGGGTACTACTATGTTTGCTCCTGCAGTGGTTGGTTCTTATCCACAGCCTTTTAAAAGTGGGTTTGGAGGTAAAAATCCAGGAACTGTAATTATGTATACAAAGGGATACGAAAAGGATGCACAAAATTTAAAAAATAGTTTACTCAAACAAGGAGTCAAAAAAATTGATTTAGCAGCGTATAATCCTAACAAATTAAATAAGCCTAAAAAATATTATATATTGATTGGAAAATGGAATGATTTATCTAAAAATAGTAAGGTAGTAAAAGATATCAATACAAAAAATAAATTATTAGGAACTTATGTAAAATTTGAAAAAGGAAAATTAAAGGGATTAAATTTTAAAGGAAAAGCAATCACTTCTTATGATCATGCAGGAGCCATTTATGCTTATGCAGCAGGAATAGGAAGCACATGTCCTATATGGATGGTTACAGGAACAGATGATCAAAGTGTTAAAAATGCAGTAAATGTAATGATTAATAAACCTCAAAGTCTAGATAAGCATTTTAGTGCTATTATTTCTAATAAGGGAGTAGAAAATATACCTTATATCAACTAA